One window of Papaver somniferum cultivar HN1 chromosome 9, ASM357369v1, whole genome shotgun sequence genomic DNA carries:
- the LOC113308417 gene encoding importin-5-like — protein MDSSQLQQAQIAAILGPDSTHFETLVSHLMATGNQQRSEAESLFNICKQDHPDALSLKLAHLLQYSPHVEARAMAAILLRKQLTRDDSYLWPRLSQQTQSALKSQLLMCVQNEEAKQISKKLCDTVSELAAGILPENQWPELLPFMFQCVTSDIPRLQESSLLMFAQLSQHIGDTLIPHIDTLHRVFLQCLASSSNPDVRIAALGASINFVQCLTSLSDRDKFQDLLPVMMKTLTEALNSGQEATAQEALELLIELAGTEPKFLRRQLVDVVGSMLQIAEAESLEEGTRHLAIEFVITLAEARERAPGMMRKLPQFISRLFAILMKMLLDIEDDPVWHKADTEEEEDAGETSNYSVGQECLDRLSIALGGNTIVPVASELLPVFLAAPEWQKHHAALIALAQIAEGCSKVMTKNLEQVVNMVLNSFHDPHPRARWAAINAIGQLSTDLGPDLQLQYHQRVLPALASAMDDFQNPRVQAHAASAVLNFSENCTPDILTPYLDGIVSKLLVLLQNGKQMVQEGALTALASVADSSQEQFQKYYDAVMPYLKAILLNATDKSNRMLRAKSMECISLVGMAVGKDKFRDDAKQVMEVLMTLQGAELDTDDPTISYMLQAWARLCKCLGQDFLPYMSVVMPPLLHSAQLKPDVTITSADSDDDIDQSDDESIETITLGDKRIGIKTSVLEEKATACNMLCCYADELKEGFYPWIDQVAPILVPLLKFYFHEEVRKAAVSAMPELLRSAKLAVEKGQAQGRNETYVKQLSDYIVPALVEALHKEPETEICASMLDALNECVQVSGTLLDESQVRSIVDGIKEVITASSTRRRERAERTQAEDFDAEEGELLKEENEQEEEVFDQVGDLLGTLIKTFKVSFLPFFDELSSYLTPMWGKDKTAEERRVAICIFDDVAEQCHEAALKYYDTYLPFLLEACNDENSDVRQAAVYGVGVCAEFGGAPFKPLVGEALSRLNVVIRHPNALSTDNVMAYDNAVSAVGKICRYHRDSIDSSQVVPAWLSCLPIKGDLIEAKLVHDQLCSMVEGSDRDLLGPNNQYLPKIVSVFVEVLCAGKDLATDQTSSRMIVLLRQLQQTLPPDTLAQAWSSLQPQQQLALQSMLSS, from the exons ATGGATTCTTCTCAGCTTCAGCAAGCGCAGATTGCTGCAATCTTAGGTCCTGATTCAACTCactttgaaaccctagtttctcaTCTTATGGCAACAGGAAATCAACAAAGATCAGAAGCTGAATCTCTATTCAATATCTGCAAACAAGACCATCCAGATGCTTTATCTCTTAAACTTGCTCATCTACTTCAATATTCTCCACATGTCGAAGCTAGAGCTATGGCCGCAATTCTTCTTAGGAAACAACTTACTCGGGATGATTCTTACTTATGGCCTCGTCTTTCACAACAAACACAATCAGCTCTTAAATCTCAACTTCTAATGTGTGTTCAAAATGAAGAAGCAAAACAAATCTCGAAGAAGTTATGCGATACGGTTTCTGAGCTTGCTGCTGGTATTTTGCCTGAAAATCAATGGCCAGAATTACTTCCTTTTATGTTTCAATGCGTTACTTCTGATATTCCACGTCTTCAAGAGTCTTCATTATTGATGTTTGCTCAGTTGTCACAGCACATTGGAGATACCCTTATTCCACACATTGATACTCTTCATAGAGTGTTTTTACAGTGTTTGGCTTCTTCTTCTAATCCGGATGTTCGAATTGCTGCTCTTGGAGCTTCCATTAATTTTGTGCAGTGTTTGACGAGTCTCTCTGATAGGGATAAGTTTCAAGATCTTTTGccagtgatgatgaagacattgaccGAGGCGTTGAATTCTGGTCAAGAGGCGACTGCCCAAGAAGCACTGGAGTTGTTGATTGAGCTGGCTGGAACAGAGCCAAAGTTCCTAAGGCGGCAACTAGTGGATGTTGTGGGATCTATGCTGCAGATTGCTGAGGCAGAATCATTGGAGGAGGGCACTAGGCATCTTGCAATTGAGTTTGTGATTACTCTTGCCGAGGCGAGGGAAAGGGCTCCCGGTATGATGAGGAAATTGCCGCAGTTTATTAGTAGATTGTTTGCGATTCTGATGAAGATGTTGCTTGATATTGAGGATGATCCCGTGTGGCATAAGGCTGAtactgaagaagaggaggatgctgGTGAGACTAGCAATTACAGCGTAGGACAAGAGTGTCTAGACAGACTTTCCATTGCTTTGGGTGGGAATACAATTGTTCCTGTTGCTTCCGAGCTTTTGCCAGTATTTTTAGCTGCACCAGAGTGGCAAAAACACCATGCTGCCCTTATTGCCCTTGCTCAAATTGCAGAAGGCTGCTCAAAG GTAATGACGAAAAATTTGGAGCAAGTGGTCAACATGGTTTTGAACTCATTTCATGATCCTCATCCTCGTGCTAGATGGGCAGCTATTAATGCGATTGGGCAGTTATCTACGGATTTGGGTCCTGATTTGCAATTACAGTACCATCAAAGGGTGCTACCAGCACTTGCATCAGCCATGGAtgattttcagaatcctcgagtTCAG GCGCATGCTGCTTCAGCGGTCCTGAACTTCAGCGAGAATTGCACCCCAGATATTTTAACACCTTATTTAGATGGAATAGTGAGCAAACTGCTTGTCCTCTTACAG AATGGAAAGCAAATGGTGCAGGAGGGAGCTTTGACAGCTCTAGCATCAGTAGCTGATTCATCACAG GAGCAATTTCAAAAATATTATGATGCTGTCATGCCTTATCTCAAAGCTATCTTGTTGAATGCCACTGACAAGTCTAATCGTATGCTCCGTGCCAAATCTATGGAGTGCATTAGTTTGGTTGGAATGGCTGTTGGGAAGGACAAGTTTAGAGATGATGCTAAGCAG GTTATGGAAGTTCTCATGACACTGCAAGGAGCAGAGTTGGACACAGATGATCCCACAATTAGTTACATGCTGCAA GCGTGGGCGAGACTCTGCAAGTGCTTAGGACAAGATTTTCTCCCTTACATGAGTGTTGTCATGCCCCCATTGCTTCACTCTGCTCAACTTAAACCTGATGTAACCATTACCTCTGCAGACTCGGATGATGATATAGATCAATCAGACGATGAAAG TATCGAAACAATTACCCTTGGAGATAAGAGGATTGGAATTAAGACTAGTGTGTTGGAAGAAAAAGCTACCGCGTGCAACATGTTATGCTGCTATGCAGATGAGTTGAAAGAGGGGTTCTACCCATGGATTGATCAG GTTGCTCCTATTTTAGTTCcacttttgaaattttattttcatgaagaAGTTAGGAAGGCTGCAGTTTCAG CTATGCCTGAGCTTCTACGCTCAGCCAAATTAGCTGTGGAGAAGGGGCAAGCTCAAGGTCGTAATGAGACCTATGTTAAGCAGTTATCTGATTATATTGTACCAGCCTTGGTGGAAGCTCTTCACAAG GAGCCCGAAACAGAAATTTGTGCAAGCATGTTGGATGCGTTAAATGAATGTGTACAG GTTTCTGGAACACTCCTTGATGAGAGTCAAGTAAGATCCATTGTGGATGGAATAAAGGAGGTAATTACCGCTAGCTCAACAAGAAGACGAGAAAGGGCAGAGAGGACCCAAGCAGAGGATTTCGATGCAGAGGAAGGGGAACTGCTCAAAGAAGAaaatgagcaagaagaagaagtgttTGATCAA GTTGGTGATTTGTTGGGAACTTTGATCAAAACATTTAAAGTCTCTTTTCTGCCCTTCTTTGATGAACTTTCATCATATCTAACACCTATGTGG GGTAAGGATAAAACAGCTGAAGAGAGAAGGGTTGCTATCTGCATTTTTGATGATGTTGCTGAGCAGTGTCATGAAGCTGCTCTCAA ATATTACGATACTTATCTTCCGTTCCTATTGGAGGCTTGCAACGATGAGAATTCAGATGTTCGCCAG GCTGCTGTATATGGAGTTGGTGTTTGCGCAGAGTTTGGTGGAGCACCGTTCAAACCTCTAGTAGGAG AGGCCCTTTCCAGGCTAAATGTTGTGATTAGGCATCCAAATGCACTATCTACAGACAATGTTATGGCGTATGACAATGCTGTTTCAGCTGTTGGGAAAATATGCCGGTACCATCGTGACAGCATTGATTCATCTCAG GTTGTCCCTGCCTGGTTAAGTTGCTTGCCAATCAAGGGTGATTTAATTGAGGCCAAACTTGTTCATGACCAGCTTTGTTCAATGGTCGAGGG GTCGGATAGAGACCTTCTGGGCCCTAATAACCAGTATCTTCCTAAAATTGTTTCGGTCTTTGTGGAG GTTCTATGTGCGGGTAAGGATTTGGCAACAGATCAAACTTCCAGCCGTATGATAGTTTTACTGAGGCAACTTCAACAAACGTTACCACCTGACACTCTGGCACAAGCCTGGTCATCCTTGCAGCCGCAACAACAGCTTGCATTGCAATCGATGCTCTCATCGTAG